A stretch of the Papaver somniferum cultivar HN1 chromosome 6, ASM357369v1, whole genome shotgun sequence genome encodes the following:
- the LOC113291263 gene encoding probable leucine-rich repeat receptor-like protein kinase At1g35710 → MASLANIKTSSFLVLICFIIFSLHTTTTEACHRTDRIALLDFRSKFTLDPAELFKTWNQSTDCCIKWEGVACDSSGRVVNLSRSGIFSPILDDPAFMVGTISPSLGKLKFLRLLDLNNLKRLTGTIPPELGKLSNLTTLNLNANQLKGSIPASFQNLRKLNKLYLNDNLLSGTVPTNIFQHMSSLTEINLSENQLSGGIPSSIDKLVSLKSLELHHNNFSGSIPSTIGNLKNLVYLILSNNQISGYIPSSISKLKFLNSIYLSNNKLTGSIPALIGNTALQILILDNNMLSGDLPKSFGNLANLLGLVATNNRLTGKIPSNFNNLKNLQNFVISRNGLSGQIPSGVINLPDLVEFIVSHNKLTGKIPPHKKAFPASFFEGNSGLCDSPLPPCKTT, encoded by the coding sequence ATGGCATCCTTGGCCAACATAAAAACCAGTTCGTTTCTTGTCTTAATCTGTTTCATAATCTTTTCTTTgcatacaacaacaacagaagcATGCCATAGAACTGATCGAATAGCTCTTCTTGATTTCAGGAGTAAGTTCACCCTGGATCCTGCTGAACTGTTCAAAACATGGAATCAATCCACTGATTGTTGTATCAAATGGGAAGGTGTCGCTTGCGACTCCAGCGGTCGTGTCGTAAATCTTTCACGCTCTGGCATATTTTCTCCAATTCTGGACGACCCTGCGTTCATGGTCGGAACTATTTCTCCTTCATTGGGTAAACTCAAGTTTCTCCGGTTGTTAGACCTCAATAACCTCAAGCGGTTAACAGGAACGATCCCTCCAGAGCTTGGGAAGTTATCAAACCTTACCACTCTAAACCTTAATGCCAATCAATTAAAGGGTTCGATTCCCGCCTCATTTCAAAATCTTCGCAAACTCAATAAGCTTTACCTCAATGATAACCTTCTATCTGGTACGGTTCCCACCAATATTTTCCAGCACATGTCTTCTCTTACGGAAATTAATTTATCCGAGAATCAGTTATCTGGTGGAATTCCATCATCAATTGATAAACTAGTTTCATTGAAGAGTCTTGAACTGCACCACAACAATTTCTCAGGTAGTATACCAAGTACAATCGGTAATCTTAAGAACTTGGTTTATTTAATCTTATCAAACAACCAGATTTCTGGATATATTCCAAGTTCAATTTCCAAGCTCAAATTTCTGAATAGTATTTATTTATCAAATAACAAACTTACCGGAAGTATACCGGCGTTGATCGGTAATACTGCGCTCCAGATTTTGATACTTGACAACAACATGTTATCCGGAGATTTACCTAAAagttttggtaatcttgcaaatcTTCTTGGTTTAGTGGCAACAAACAACCGTCTTACGGGTAAAATCCCCTCAAATTTCAACAATTTAAAGAATCTTCAAAATTTCGTTATCTCTAGAAATGGTTTGTCTGGTCAAATTCCTTCGGGGGTAATAAACTTGCCGGACCTCGTAGAATTCATAGTGTCCCACAACAAGTTAACAGGAAAAATTCCTCCTCATAAGAAAGCATTTCCTGCTTCGTTTTTCGAAGGCAACTCTGGCTTATGTGACTCCCCACTTCCTCCTTGTAAAACTACATAG